One Gammaproteobacteria bacterium genomic region harbors:
- a CDS encoding hypothetical protein (Evidence 5 : Unknown function), translated as MVGSQPSTPAQAATASIQVVKVEQVVKLLPITTRRGITIRLPTTEPLATIAAARAVVAAVQAPAAVVTAAVVVVKVVGPRLITPRLITVVAVVAPVVVVVPVVAVLVGKVVGKVVDRVVGPRLITVQQPITARRTTTARRATIPRQPIVPVLRHQ; from the coding sequence ATGGTGGGTTCTCAACCGAGCACCCCAGCGCAAGCAGCCACGGCATCGATACAGGTAGTGAAGGTGGAGCAGGTGGTGAAACTACTTCCCATCACGACACGACGGGGCATCACGATACGACTGCCCACCACGGAACCGCTAGCCACCATAGCGGCAGCGCGAGCAGTAGTGGCGGCAGTACAAGCACCAGCGGCGGTGGTAACAGCAGCGGTAGTAGTGGTGAAGGTGGTGGGACCACGTCTCATCACACCACGTCTCATCACGGTAGTAGCGGTGGTAGCACCAGTGGTGGTAGTGGTACCAGTGGTGGCGGTATTGGTGGGGAAGGTGGTGGGCAAAGTGGTGGACAGGGTGGTGGGACCACGTCTCATCACGGTACAACAGCCCATCACAGCGCGACGGACCACCACGGCACGACGAGCCACCATACCAAGGCAGCCA